The nucleotide window GTCTCAATAGGACGGCACCGGAATCCGACGCCTTATGACATATATTACCTTAATTTGACACGAATAACAACATAAACTTCCGCCAAAAAAAACGGCGCACAGGCATCTGTCTGTGCGCCCGTTAGCGATGACGTTACGGCAGCGGACGGCGCGCATGCGTCTCGGGCTCCCAGCCGTCAAGCGGCTGGCGCTGCATCGCACCGAAGATTTTGCTTTTTAAATCGGGATACTGCGCGGAAAGCGTTTTAAGGAGCGTTTTGACCTCTTCCCGCTTGCTTTTGCCGTTTTTGGGACAGGGGTTGTGAACGACCGGCAGGTCATAGCGCGAAACGAGATTCCTGATTGACGCTTCCCCAACGTATAAGAGCGGCCGGATCTGTGTCACGCCTGCGCGGCTCATATATGTGACAGGCTCAAAGCAGCTGATCCGCCCTTCGTAAAAAAGCGACAGGAGAAATGTTTCGACGGCGTCGTCATAATGGTGCGCGAGGGCGAGCTTTTTGATGCCGAGCCCAAGCGCCAGATCATTTAACATGCCGCGTCGCATCTTGGCGCAGAGCGCGCATGGGTTTTTCTCCTGCCGGTCTTCAAAGATGATTTTAGCCAGCTGTGTCTCATGTACCGTATAAGGCACATCGAGCTTGCGGCACAAATCGGCAATCGGTGTAAAATCCATCCCCTCAAGGCCGGGGCTTATCGTCATAGCATGCAGCTTAAAGCGCTTCGGATAATACCGGCTCAGGTTATGAAGCGCACACAAAAGCGCGACGGAATCTTTCCCGCCCGAAACGCCGACGGCGATAACGTCCCCATCGTCAATCATGCGGTAATCCTCCGCACAGCGGCGGACGAGTCCTGTGAATTTGTTCATTTCGCGTACCTTGCCCTTCCGTTTCGTCGCGGATAATTTAAAATTCGATTCGAAGCATTCTTCAGAATTCGAGAGATAATTGAAGTATATGAGAGTTCACCGTGTGATAAATTAAAAATTTTGAAATTAGCTGTTGACATCAAAATATCGGTATGTTATAAAAGTAAAGCACGATTTGCAAGTATTTTACGTGCCCTTGCCCTTTTTGTCAAAAATTATTTAACCGTATGGGGGATATATTATGTCAACGACTCTTGCGAAAAAGGAGACCGTTTCGCGCAAATGGTACATCCTTGACGCGGCCGGCAAGCCGCTCGGCCGGACGGCTGCGCAGGCTGCTGTTCTGCTCCGCGGCAAGCACAAGCCGATTTACACGCCAAACGTGGACTGCGGTGATTTTGTCATCATCATTAACGCTGAGCAGGCTGTCCTAACCGGCAACAAGCTCGTCCAGAAGTTCTACCGTCGTCACAGCGGCTGGGTTGGCGGCCTGAAGGAAATTCAGTACAAAAAACTCATGGCCGAACGGCCGGAGCTTGCCATGCAGCTGGCCGTTAAGGGCATGATGGCGAAGAATAACCTTGACCGTCTGGCCATGAAACGCCTGCGTATTTTCAAGGGCGCCGTCCATAAGCACGAGGCGCAGCAGCCCGTTGCCTGGACGCAGGAATAAGGGAGGATTTAACATGTATACAAGCAAAAAGCCTTACGTCTACGGCACAGGCAGACGGAAATCCTCCGTAGCCCGCGTCCACCTCTTCCCCGGCGGTACCGGCACCGTGACCATTAACGGCCGCGATATGAACGATTATTTTGGACTTGAGACGCTCAAGCTCCTTGTCCGCCAGCCTCTCAACACGACCGGCACAGCCGGGAAGGTTGATATTGTCGCCACCGTTGTCGGCGGCGGCGTTACCGGTCAGGCCGGCGCAATCCGCCATGGCATCGCCCGCGCCCTGCTGCAGGTTGACGAGACTTTCCGCCCGGCCCTCAAGGCCGCCGGTTTCCTCACCCGTGACCCGCGTATGAAAGAGCGTAAAAAATACGGCCTCAAAGCCGCCCGCCGCGCGCCCCAGTTCTCCAAGAGATAGATTCTCAAAAGTTATCAAAAGGCTCAACGCCACGGCGTTGGGCCTTTTTTGTGTTGGCAGGTACGCTTGAGTGACAATTCAATCGTTTAATGATATTATTACTGTATAATTTTCTAATGGGGGTTGCCCGATGAATCAGGAATTAACGAAGCTGCTGACTGATCATGGTGCCTCATTGATTGGTTTTGCTGATATCGACGGGCTTTATCAAAACGCGGATGTTCTAGCGTTACCGCGCAGCGTTGATTCCGAAACAGCACCGTTTGACATCCCCAGATTTCCCAAGGGCATTTCAATCGCTGTGGCGCTGCCGCGCGACGTTATTGGCGACATTCGATCCGCCCCGACGATGGATTATTTTCAACAGTATCACGCTTTGAATAAAAAACTCGATATGCTGGCTGTTTTGTGCGCCGAGGCTCTCAATAAAGCAGGCTATCAAGCTTACCCTCAAACGGTTTCCGCGACAAAAGAATACGGCGTTTTCAGGACGATCATGCCGCATAAAACCGTTGCCGTCCGCGCTGGTCTCGGCTGGATCGGAAAGAGCGCCTTGTTTGTCACGGAACAATACGGTTCTGCTGTACGCCTGACATCTGTTTTGACGAATGCGCCGCTTCAATGCGCTGGTGCCGCTATGACTCCGAAATGCGGCGATTGCATGATCTGCACCAACGCCTGCCCGGGTAAGGCGATTTTAGGGCGTCTTTGGCACGCCGAAATGGACCGAGACACATACTTCGACGCCATGGCGTGCCGGTTAAAGGCCCGCGAGATTGCGGCAAAGGCCCTGAACAAAGACATCACCCTCTGCGGTAAATGCATCGAGATTTGTTCGTACACCCAGGGCTATATCAGTCGAAATTTGTGATTGTTTTGGGACATGAAAGATAGTGGACAGTTCAGTGCGTTCATGATAAGGGTCGTGTATTAAATCGCCAAACCTGATGTACATATTTTAGGAGAGATTTAACCATGCGCAAAGCGGACAGGGAAATAAAAGATTTTAACGACATCGTCGGTGTTCTCGATCGGTGCCAGACAATCCGGCTGGGGCTAAATGGCGACGAGTATCCATACGTTGTGCCGCTGTCGTTTGGCTATGAAGCGGCAGACGGCGCGGTGACAATCTATTTTCACGGTGCGACGGAAGGGCTCAAGCACGAGCTTATTTTAAAAAACAATAAGGTTTGCGTCGAGGCGGATATCTTTTACCGCTATACCGGCACGGGGCACGGCATCACAACCGAGTATGAAAGTGTGATTGGCTTCGGCACGATCCACAAAGCCGATACCGCCGAGGCTATCAAGGGCCTTGAGCTTTTACTAAACCATTGCCGGGCGGGTAGTGCCTCAGCGTCCGAATGCGTGGCACTTGGTATCACGGCTGTCTATGGCATTGAGCTGGAGCGGATTACCGGAAAGCGCCGTTTCGTTGAAGCCGGAGGTCAGGAATGAAAAAGAAAGTCGTCCGAAAGCAAAACAATTCCTCGCGCTGCTTTGTCTGCGGTGTTACGAACGACGCGTCGCTCGGCACGGCGTTTTATGAGCTGGAGGACGGGACGCTCGCTGCGACGGCCATCGCCCGCTCTTTCCACCAGAGCTATCCCGGTCGCGTGCATGGCGGCGTCTCGTCGGCGCTTCTTGACGAGACGATTGGCCGGGCTATAAACATTACCGAGCCGGACGCCTGGGGTGTCACCGTGGAGATCATAACGCGCTATAAAAAGCCCGTTCCCTACGACGTGCCGCTCCTTATCATCGGAAAAATCACCGAAAACAAACGGCGGCTCTTTTCCGGCGAGGGGCGACTAATCCTACCGGACGGCACCGTCGCTGTGACAGCCACAGCACGGTATATGAAGATGAAGCTCTCTGATATTTCGGCGTTTGACGGCGATGCCGATGTCTGGGCACTCTTCCCGCGGGATGGCGACCCTGTAGCGCTGGAGGTGCCGGAGGAAGGATGATTCCTCCAAAATATCAGTTGCTAATTTGTCAAGCATAAATATGCGGTTGGTGCTTGCAGGTGACCCGTCAACTCGATATTATCGTTGGTTAATAATAGTCGGAATTCCGATTGAAAGGTGACATGTATATGAATATTGGCATCGTCGTTCATTCTCACACCCAAAACACGCTCTCCGTCGGCGAGCGACTGAAAGAGGCGCTTGCCGCCAAGGGGCATACCGTTGCGCTCAAACGCGTAATCGCCGTAAACGAGGACCCCACCTCAAACCAGCCCGTTCTTTTAGCCGAAGCACCGGATGTATCTGGTGACGATTACGTTATCTTCGGCGCACCTGTCCGCGCCTTTTCAATTTCACCCGTCATGAAGGTCTACCTTCAGCAAATGTCCTCCATAAATGGCAAAAAAGTTGCCTGCTTTGTCACACAGTATCTGAAAAAACCCTGGATGGGCGGCAACCGGGCGGTCAGACAGATGACACGTCTGGCAGCCTCTTTAAACGGCAGCGTTGTTCATACCGGCATCGTCAATTGGACAAGTCCTGCGCGTGACGAGCAGATCGAAACGGTGCTGTCGGAATTCTGTCTGGTCTGATATTCAAAGCGCAAATGAGAGCCCTTGCCCGGCGCGGCGGCAACCGCTGCTTCGGGCAAGGGCTTATGATTTATTCATGATTAATCAAGCGTCACGGCGCAGCCTGCTTCGAAGCTTTTCGTGACATCGACGAGGCGCTGATTTTTACTGCCACGCCATCGGAGGGTGAGACTGCGCTCTGCGAGGACAAATGGCCCGTCTACGAGCACATCGGTCAGCCGGAGGAGCTTCAAAACTGCCGGGTCAGGGGAAATAATGAGCTCTTCAAAAGTGTATCCGGAGTACACCCAAACGGTGAGACCGGCGTTTTTTGCCACCTCGGCAATCGCCGCACAATCGCCCGCCTGAATAAACGGTTCTCCGCCTGAGAGCGTCACGCCGTCCGTTAAAGGGTTTGACAGTAGCTCTTTAATAATCGCTTCGACAGGTCTTTCAGTGCCGCCCACGGGGTCATGCGTTTCGGGATTGTGGCAGCCGGGGCAGTGATGGGGGCAACCCTGCGTGAACACCACATAGCGGAGGCCAGGCCCGTCGACAATCGACTCCTGAACTGTTCCGGCGATACGCATAAAAGGCCTCCGTTTCTAGACAGGATCGTCAGGAGCGGTACAAGCTGCGCCACGGGGCGATGTGGGCATCGCCCCCTACTGAGCGTTACGTTAAGCTGCAGCCGTGCTTGACGCGCTCGGCCTCCTCGGCACGCTTGCCATTGTTGAAGCGATCCAGCGTCCCGACGAGATAACCGGTGATGCGCCGGATGCGCTCAAAGCCGACGGCTTCCGCGCTCTCCGTCCGGCCGCAGTGGGGGCACTCGTCCTTGATGATGCCCGTATAGCCGCAGACGGGGTCACGGTCAACCGGGTGGTTGATGGACCCGTAACCGACGCCGCATTTCTGCATATAACGGATAATTTTTTCAAACGCCTCAAGATTTTCCATGGGGTCGCCGTCCATCTCGATGTAACTGATGTGCCCGGCATTTGTCAGGGCGTGATACGGCGCTTCAAGGCGGATTTTATCAAAGGCGCTGATCGGGAAATAAACGGGGATGTGGAAGCTGTTCGTATAGTAATCTCTGTCTGTGATGCCGGGGATGACGCCGAACTTCTTTTTATCCAGCTTGACAAAGCGGCCGGACAGGCCCTCTGCGGGCGTAGCAATCAAAGAGAAGTTCAAATGCCGCTTGCGGCTTTCGGCGTCGCACCGGGCACGCATATGGCTGACGATCTCGAGGCCGAGATTCTGCGCCCGCTCACTTTGGCCGTGGTGCTCCCCGATGAGGGCGACAAGCGTTTCGGCCAGGCCGATAAAGCCGATGGTCAGTGTGCCGTGTTTAATAACTTCACGCACCTCATCATTCCAGCCGAGCTTGTCACTGTCGACCCAGACGCCCTGCCCCATCAAAAACGGGTAGTTATACACATGTTTGCGGGCTTGGATTTCAAAGCGCTCTAAAAGCTGATCGACAACGAGCGTCAGCTTGGCATCGAGGTCCTCAAAAAAGCGCCCAAGGTCACCCTTGGCCTTGATGGCCAGCCGCGGCAGATTAATAGACGTAAACGACAGATTGCCGCGCCCGCTGCAGAATTCCTGCTCGGGGTCAAAAACGTTGGAGATGACGCGCGTGCGGCAGCCCATGTAGGCAATTTCCGTTTCAGGGCAGCCTTCCTTATAGTATTTGAGGTTATATGGCGCGTCCACAAACGAGAAGTTCGGGAACAGGCGCTTGGCCGAACAACGGCAGGCCAATTGGAACAGGTCGTAATTCGGCTCGCCGGGGTTTAAGTTGACGCCGTCCTTGACACGGAAAATCTGGATTGGGAAAATCGGCGTTTCGCCGTTGCCGAGGCCAGCCTCTGTGGCGAGCATGACGTTTTTCATGACCATGCGGCCCTCGGGCGACGTGTCCATCCCGTAGTTGATGGAGGAAAACGGCGTCTGCGCGCCGGCGCGCGAGTGCATCGTGTTGAGGTTGTGGATAAAAGCCTCCATCGCCTGATAGGTCGCCCGGTCGGTCTCTTTCTCGGCATAGCGGAGCGCCAGCTGCTGCGCCTTCTGCATGCCGTCGGCGTCGCCGAACCGGTCGACAAGGAGCGGGAGCTCTGCCGCGAGATACGATGCGTTGTTTTCAAGCGTCGGCACAAGGCCCGTTTGCGCCAGGACAGCGGCGACAATCTCCTTGACGTCGTTTTCAATATCCTCCGTCAGGCCTTTCCAGAGCATAATCGCTTTGGCGAGGTTCTGGCGGTAAAGACGGATGTACGTCTTCTTGACGCCTTCGGCCATTCCGTAGTCAAAATTGACGATGCTCTGCCCGCCGTGCTGGTCGTTTTGGTTAGACTGAATGGCGATACAGCCAAGCGCCGAATAGGAGGCGATGTCGTTTGGTTCGCGCAGCGTCCCATGGCCGGTTGAAAAACCGCCCTTAAAGAGCTTTGTGATGTCAATCTGTGTACACGTCGTCGTCAGCGTCAAAAAGTCAAGGTCGTGTATATGGATGTCCCCATCCGTATGGGCTTTGGCATGATCGGGGTTTAAGACAAACATGTTATAGAACTGCTTGGCCCCCTCGGAGCCGTACTTGAGCATGACGCCCATGGCCGTATCGCCGTCGATATTGGCATTTTCGCGCTTAACGTCTGAGTCGCGCGCGTCGGCATATGTGATCTCCTCATACGTCTGCATCAGGCGCGTATTCATCTGGCGGCGGCGGCTGCGCTGGTCCCGGTAAAGAATATAGGCCTTTGCCGTCGTCACAAAGCCGTTATCCATTAAAACCTTTTCGACGATATCCTGAATATGCTCGACGTCGGGCGCTTCGTTACCCTCGACCTCGAGAATCGATAACACTTCGTTGGCAAGCTCGGTCGCCGTCCCGTTGCTGTCGGGTCTGTAGGTCGCGTCAAACGCCTTTCTGACAGCCTCCGCAATCTTGGCGACGTCGAACGGTACTGTCCTCCCGTCTCTCTTTTTAATGCTCGTCACTGGCATACCCGCTCACCCTTTCTCTGAATCAAAAACGCCTAACCACTACATATAGTGTGTCCGCGTCCTTTGGTGAGTATAATAATACAACTTGTGGGGCGCTCCGTCAAGACAAAATTATTAAATTTGACCGATTTCGTCTGAAAAAGTGATACAAAAGCCTATATCCCCTGTCTTTTCAAGCCTTGCTTTCTTTCAAACTGTTGGGCAATACCGAATCAGCTGTTTATTCGCAGCACAGCTTTAATAGCCTGGCCATATTTACCATGAAGGGCTTTGACGTATAAAAACGCGCCAAGCGGTAAAAGGGCCATATACTGCATGATGTGAAGAAGAAAACTGACTGAGAGCGCGTCACTCTTGTCGACGCCGAGCCCGGCGAGGCCGATAACCAAGAAGGCCAATATAAACGTATAGCAGAATCCACATGGCCTGAAGCATCGTTTTATCCGTTATATGCGCAAAAGGAATTGTCAAGGCGGATATCACAACAACGACAACGCTGTCCGACAAGGTTGAAATAATGGTGAGTTTTGTCCGGCGCTTGACGGAAAAATTTGACGGGAAGAAGGCCATACGCAGTCCTTCACCCGCGTGGAACGGCAGGATCATATTAAACGCATGCCCCAGCGCGATAACTTCCAGCGACACCATGTCGTCCATTTCCGGCTCGATGCCCCTAGAATAAGCCAGACCACGAATGTAGTTGGAAAACATATAAATTTGATGAGGCATTAAAAATCTCAGTATATCAACGCGATCATCCATCGGCATGTACCGCGAGCGAGGCGATATACGCTTCCTCCGGTAGCGTCAGCATGGCTGTCATAAACGGGGCTTGTATGACGGTATCGGCCATCGCGCCGTCATGAAAAGCGCGCGCAAAGAATATGTCAAGCGGCGCGGGTCGGCGGACGAGGACCCCGCCGCGCGCCGGGAGGAAGACAAAGCGCTCTAACGCCCGGGCAGCAGCGGCAGAGCGGGCAAGGGCCTGCCCCGCCTTGACAGACAACCCGGCGCGCCGCGCGCAAAAGGCCAAGGCGTCGTCATCCGGGGGGTTGCAGAAGAGGGGCCGGGCGGCATTTATTCGGCAAGCGCCATTCTCATCAAGAAATAGGCAGGGAAAATCACCGCCTGAGGCGGCGCGCGACAAGGCTGTATCGATCACTTTTTGACATTCTTCCCCATCCCAATGACGGACGATATGGTCAAAAATCCGTACAAATTCCACTTCGGAGACGAGAAAGCCATTAGGGCGGCATTGCTGCCCGGTTATACTCGGTGTCCCCTTTTGTAGGCGGTATAGCCGCGCGACGATGCTTTTTGGGTGAATATGATTGTGGCAGTCCGCGTGGCTTCTCCCGCTTCCACAGAAGCAGCATCCCTCGTCATTCATCATATCCGCTCCTTTCTTCAGGCGCTATCACGCCGTGATGCTTCTGCCCCCCGTCATCCGCCTGCCACGCCAGCAGCAAGAAGGCTGCCGCTAGTAACAGCGCCGCACTCGAGATGAAAACGGCGGCTGGCGGGAAAAAAACGAGCAGAAGCGTCGCCGCGCCGATGCCGATCAGTTTGGATGCGCTGGAAACAAGATCCCGCGCGCCCGTCACGCGTGCGGCATACCGCTTATCGGCCGACGATAAAAGCCGCGTCGTCAGAAGTGTCCCCGCGAGGGATGCAAACAGGCCTTCCGCGGCGGCGAGTATTAAAATCCGGGCGAGGCTCCCCGTCAGCCCGTACAAATACCAGACGAGCGCGATAACTGGCAGAAAAAGCGTAACCTTCAAAAGGGGATTTTTATCAAAATAGTTCTTATACCGCAGCAGGAGGAGCATAGCAAACAGATTCATACCGTAGAGCACGGAAAGTAAAAGACCCCAGTAGCGGCTTGTGACGCGCAAAACATCAAAGGCGTAGGCGTAAAAGGCAATATTGACGGCCACTGTTCCGACGTCAAGAGCGGCAACGAGCGCCAAAACGCGGCGGAGCTCTGGTGACCGCAGGCAGATTATGATGCCTTCTGCCATCGCGCCGAACGGCCGGACACGCTTTTGTGAAACGGGCGGTGCTTGACGCGGCAGCTTGAGAAGCAGCAGCGCTGAGAGCCAATAGAAGGCTCCGCTTATGACAAAGGCCGCCATCACCCCGAACGTGTGGACGAACAGGCCTGTGAGCATTGGCACAAGGAGATTGACGCTGCCGCTTCCCCCTGTCAGAAGGGCACTCCCGCGGAGGAGCTCGCCCTCTGTCATGAGGCCTCTGAAAAGCTTGCTGCGGGCCGGGCTGTAAAAAACGTCAAGAAAGCTCACGACCAGCATGACAAAGAGCGTCGCACCCGCCGTTTTCGAAAAGGCAAATATAAGAACAAACACGCCGCGCAGAACATCAAAGAAAATGAGCAGCAGCCGCGATGAAAAACGGTCGCCGATGCGCCCGGCCAGCAGTGAGACAATAACGCCCGGTATGGGTGCCGTGACGACGCCGAGACCTGTATAAAATCCGGAATTCGTCTGCGTTACTAAAAGGCGCGATAAGGCAATAAGCTGAATGCAGGCGGCGCTGGCAACAGCCGTCTGGCTCAGAAAAAAAGGTGCAAATGATTGGCCCGGCCAGATTTTAAACGATTGTTTGAACTCCATGGCCGTGCCTCCATTGTTTGTCTATCTAATCATATGAGTGTATTTTCATTAAAAAAACCGCTTTGCGCAAACAGCGCCGTCAAATGACAGATATTGTCTTTATATTTGAAAACACTGCGGCGCAAACTGGAGGTGATCATATAATTAAGGTGACATCATGTTTAAAAAATTTGTTACGCTGCTGCTGATGCTTCTTTTTCTCCCTGCGCTGCCGACCGCCGCCATCTCCGCCAAGGGGTATGCACTAATTGAAATGACGACCGGGCGGCTTGTGACGGGGCAGAATGTAGATGTAAAGCTCCCCATGGCCTCGACAACGAAAATTATGACAGGCCTTTTAGCCTGTGAGTCCGGCATGTTTGACATGGTGGTAACGGTGCCGCCCGAAGCCGCGCGTGTTGAGGGGTCCTCCATCTATCTTCAGCCCGGTGAAAAGCTGACGCTGCGCGAGCTTACTTACGGCCTTTTGCTGGAATCCGGCAATGATGCCGCCACGGCCGTTGCGATTGCGCTGGGCGGCACAGTCGACGGCTTTGCCGCTATGATGAATGAAAAGGCCGCCGAGCTTGGTCTTCAAAACACACATTTTATGAACCCATCCGGCCTTGACGGCGCCGAGCATTATACGACGGCGCTCGATTTGGCACGCCTCGGCGCGGCAGCAATGAAAAATGATGACTTCAAAAAAATCGTCTCAACCTACAAAACGCGTATCCCATATAACGGCATCGAAAACGGCCGCCTGCTGATTAATCACAACGAAATGCTCAATATTTATGACGGCGCGATGGGTATTAAAACAGGGTACACAAAAAAAAGCGGCCGCTGCCTCGTCACCTGCGCCGCCCGCGATGGCGTCACGCTCGTGGCAGCAACGCTGAATGGGCATGACGACTGGGGCGATCACACGGCGCTGTTAAACGAGGGTTTTAAAAAGCTGAGAAACGTCCGCCTTTTTGCCGCGAGACCTGTTTTGACGGCAGCCGTTGCGGGCGGTGCGTGCGACAGCGTTCGGGTGACGAGCCGTGACAACCCGACGGCCGCTTTGGCGAGTGCGGAGGTCTCGCACATTCAAATGCACCTGTCCATGCGGCGTTTTACGTATGCGCCAATTGTCAAGGGGCAGAAGATGGGTGAAATCGTCTGGACGCTGAATGGCGATATTGTGGCGCGCGCCGAGCTTATCGCCCTCGACTCTGTCGCATCGGAAAAGCCGAACCGTCTGAAGGGCTTTTTAAAGGCGATCTTTTAACAGCGGAGGAGGTGCTCATCATCAGGC belongs to Oscillospiraceae bacterium CM and includes:
- a CDS encoding PaaI family thioesterase; translation: MKKKVVRKQNNSSRCFVCGVTNDASLGTAFYELEDGTLAATAIARSFHQSYPGRVHGGVSSALLDETIGRAINITEPDAWGVTVEIITRYKKPVPYDVPLLIIGKITENKRRLFSGEGRLILPDGTVAVTATARYMKMKLSDISAFDGDADVWALFPRDGDPVALEVPEEG
- a CDS encoding MFS transporter, which codes for MEFKQSFKIWPGQSFAPFFLSQTAVASAACIQLIALSRLLVTQTNSGFYTGLGVVTAPIPGVIVSLLAGRIGDRFSSRLLLIFFDVLRGVFVLIFAFSKTAGATLFVMLVVSFLDVFYSPARSKLFRGLMTEGELLRGSALLTGGSGSVNLLVPMLTGLFVHTFGVMAAFVISGAFYWLSALLLLKLPRQAPPVSQKRVRPFGAMAEGIIICLRSPELRRVLALVAALDVGTVAVNIAFYAYAFDVLRVTSRYWGLLLSVLYGMNLFAMLLLLRYKNYFDKNPLLKVTLFLPVIALVWYLYGLTGSLARILILAAAEGLFASLAGTLLTTRLLSSADKRYAARVTGARDLVSSASKLIGIGAATLLLVFFPPAAVFISSAALLLAAAFLLLAWQADDGGQKHHGVIAPEERSGYDE
- the rpsI gene encoding 30S ribosomal protein S9; the protein is MYTSKKPYVYGTGRRKSSVARVHLFPGGTGTVTINGRDMNDYFGLETLKLLVRQPLNTTGTAGKVDIVATVVGGGVTGQAGAIRHGIARALLQVDETFRPALKAAGFLTRDPRMKERKKYGLKAARRAPQFSKR
- the rplM gene encoding 50S ribosomal protein L13; this encodes MSTTLAKKETVSRKWYILDAAGKPLGRTAAQAAVLLRGKHKPIYTPNVDCGDFVIIINAEQAVLTGNKLVQKFYRRHSGWVGGLKEIQYKKLMAERPELAMQLAVKGMMAKNNLDRLAMKRLRIFKGAVHKHEAQQPVAWTQE
- a CDS encoding adenine nucleotide alpha hydrolase family protein, with protein sequence MNKFTGLVRRCAEDYRMIDDGDVIAVGVSGGKDSVALLCALHNLSRYYPKRFKLHAMTISPGLEGMDFTPIADLCRKLDVPYTVHETQLAKIIFEDRQEKNPCALCAKMRRGMLNDLALGLGIKKLALAHHYDDAVETFLLSLFYEGRISCFEPVTYMSRAGVTQIRPLLYVGEASIRNLVSRYDLPVVHNPCPKNGKSKREEVKTLLKTLSAQYPDLKSKIFGAMQRQPLDGWEPETHARRPLP
- the nrdG gene encoding anaerobic ribonucleoside-triphosphate reductase activating protein, with translation MRIAGTVQESIVDGPGLRYVVFTQGCPHHCPGCHNPETHDPVGGTERPVEAIIKELLSNPLTDGVTLSGGEPFIQAGDCAAIAEVAKNAGLTVWVYSGYTFEELIISPDPAVLKLLRLTDVLVDGPFVLAERSLTLRWRGSKNQRLVDVTKSFEAGCAVTLD
- a CDS encoding pyridoxamine 5'-phosphate oxidase family protein; translation: MRKADREIKDFNDIVGVLDRCQTIRLGLNGDEYPYVVPLSFGYEAADGAVTIYFHGATEGLKHELILKNNKVCVEADIFYRYTGTGHGITTEYESVIGFGTIHKADTAEAIKGLELLLNHCRAGSASASECVALGITAVYGIELERITGKRRFVEAGGQE
- a CDS encoding epoxyqueuosine reductase translates to MNQELTKLLTDHGASLIGFADIDGLYQNADVLALPRSVDSETAPFDIPRFPKGISIAVALPRDVIGDIRSAPTMDYFQQYHALNKKLDMLAVLCAEALNKAGYQAYPQTVSATKEYGVFRTIMPHKTVAVRAGLGWIGKSALFVTEQYGSAVRLTSVLTNAPLQCAGAAMTPKCGDCMICTNACPGKAILGRLWHAEMDRDTYFDAMACRLKAREIAAKALNKDITLCGKCIEICSYTQGYISRNL
- a CDS encoding flavodoxin family protein, which translates into the protein MNIGIVVHSHTQNTLSVGERLKEALAAKGHTVALKRVIAVNEDPTSNQPVLLAEAPDVSGDDYVIFGAPVRAFSISPVMKVYLQQMSSINGKKVACFVTQYLKKPWMGGNRAVRQMTRLAASLNGSVVHTGIVNWTSPARDEQIETVLSEFCLV
- a CDS encoding D-alanyl-D-alanine carboxypeptidase, which gives rise to MFKKFVTLLLMLLFLPALPTAAISAKGYALIEMTTGRLVTGQNVDVKLPMASTTKIMTGLLACESGMFDMVVTVPPEAARVEGSSIYLQPGEKLTLRELTYGLLLESGNDAATAVAIALGGTVDGFAAMMNEKAAELGLQNTHFMNPSGLDGAEHYTTALDLARLGAAAMKNDDFKKIVSTYKTRIPYNGIENGRLLINHNEMLNIYDGAMGIKTGYTKKSGRCLVTCAARDGVTLVAATLNGHDDWGDHTALLNEGFKKLRNVRLFAARPVLTAAVAGGACDSVRVTSRDNPTAALASAEVSHIQMHLSMRRFTYAPIVKGQKMGEIVWTLNGDIVARAELIALDSVASEKPNRLKGFLKAIF
- a CDS encoding anaerobic ribonucleoside triphosphate reductase, encoding MPVTSIKKRDGRTVPFDVAKIAEAVRKAFDATYRPDSNGTATELANEVLSILEVEGNEAPDVEHIQDIVEKVLMDNGFVTTAKAYILYRDQRSRRRQMNTRLMQTYEEITYADARDSDVKRENANIDGDTAMGVMLKYGSEGAKQFYNMFVLNPDHAKAHTDGDIHIHDLDFLTLTTTCTQIDITKLFKGGFSTGHGTLREPNDIASYSALGCIAIQSNQNDQHGGQSIVNFDYGMAEGVKKTYIRLYRQNLAKAIMLWKGLTEDIENDVKEIVAAVLAQTGLVPTLENNASYLAAELPLLVDRFGDADGMQKAQQLALRYAEKETDRATYQAMEAFIHNLNTMHSRAGAQTPFSSINYGMDTSPEGRMVMKNVMLATEAGLGNGETPIFPIQIFRVKDGVNLNPGEPNYDLFQLACRCSAKRLFPNFSFVDAPYNLKYYKEGCPETEIAYMGCRTRVISNVFDPEQEFCSGRGNLSFTSINLPRLAIKAKGDLGRFFEDLDAKLTLVVDQLLERFEIQARKHVYNYPFLMGQGVWVDSDKLGWNDEVREVIKHGTLTIGFIGLAETLVALIGEHHGQSERAQNLGLEIVSHMRARCDAESRKRHLNFSLIATPAEGLSGRFVKLDKKKFGVIPGITDRDYYTNSFHIPVYFPISAFDKIRLEAPYHALTNAGHISYIEMDGDPMENLEAFEKIIRYMQKCGVGYGSINHPVDRDPVCGYTGIIKDECPHCGRTESAEAVGFERIRRITGYLVGTLDRFNNGKRAEEAERVKHGCSLT